A single Hippocampus zosterae strain Florida chromosome 1, ASM2543408v3, whole genome shotgun sequence DNA region contains:
- the tmem129 gene encoding E3 ubiquitin-protein ligase TM129 isoform X1: MESPELTFTLAYTVCSLCFVFTPNEFRSAGLTIQNLFSSWLGSEEMDFVQYHVKRSSTTLLVHSALPLGYYMGMCIAAPEKHLKYVHQMSDNWKVFVVLSVCVLLASCILIFYWSCQGWCNHPISRALQAHVHPPYSNWGSVASSINTEFRRIDKFATGAPGARVIVTDSWVLKVTTYNIYMAAQSDCHVTVTESRQHQLSPDSTSPIQVLTLRVHSINHAVRPFDIRLNSTEYAELREKLHAPIRNSANVVIHQTISELFLETFQAHVDLNQPYSLPTGQEVEPCIGCMQVPASTKLVRLCHVDGADGEPECEQCFCRPMWCLSCLGRWFASRQDQQRPETWLSSRVPCPTCRAKFCILDVCLVH; the protein is encoded by the exons ATGGAAAGCCCAGAGTTGACGTTTACTTTAGCATACACAGTTTGCTCCCTGTGCTTCGTCTTTACGCCCAATGAGTTTCGTTCGGCCGGGTTGACCATCCAAAACCTCTTTTCGTCTTGGTTGGGAAGCGAAGAGATGGATTTCGTACAGTACCACGTCAAGAGGAGTAGCACTACCCTACTTGTCCACTCCGCACTTCCACTCG GTTACTACATGGGGATGTGTATCGCTGCTCCGGAAAAACATCTGAAATACGTTCACCAG ATGAGTGACAACTGGAAGGTGTTTGTTGTCCTCTCTGTGTGCGTACTGTTGGCCAGCTGCATACTCATCTTCTACTGGTCCTGCCAAGGCTGGTGCAACCATCCCATCAGCAGAGCTCTGCAGGCCCATGTACATCCTCCTTACTCAAACTGGGGCTCAGTGGCCAGCAGCATCAACACAGAGTTCAGACGCATAGACAAGTTTGCTACAGGGGCACCTGGGGCCAGAGTTATTGTCACTGACAGCTGGGTGTTGAAG GTGACCACCTACAACATCTACATGGCTGCGCAGAGCGACTGTCATGTGACTGTGACGGAGTCTCGGCAGCACCAGCTGAGTCCTGACTCAACCTCTCCCATCCAGGTGCTCACCCTGAGAGTGCACAGCATCAACCATGCTGTGAGACCATTTGATATTAG gtTGAACTCGACAGAATATGCCGAGCTCAGGGAGAAGCTCCATGCACCCATCAGGAACTCTGCTAATGTTGTGATACACCAAACAATTAGTGAACTTTTTCTTGAAACATTCCAAGCCCATGTGGACCTCAACCAGCCTTACTCGCTCCCCACTGGACAG GAGGTGGAGCCGTGTATTGGCTGTATGCAAGTGCCAGCAAGCACCAAGCTGGTCAGACTCTGTCATGTTGATG GAGCTGACGGTGAGCCAGAGTGTGAGCAGTGTTTCTGCAGACCCATGTGGTGTTTGTCCTGTCTGGGCCGATGGTTCGCCAGCCGACAAGACCAGCAGAGACCCGAGACCTGGTTGTCCAGCCGAGTCCCCTGCCCCACCTGTCGAGCCAAATTTTGTATACTGGATGTTTGTTTGGTACActga
- the LOC127597283 gene encoding magnesium transporter protein 1-like, whose protein sequence is MCGKVIFSLLIIFIFYHDSIDAQKKKETLLSEKVTQMMEWTSKRSVIRMNGDKFRRFVKAPPRNYSVVIMFTALQSHRQCGVCRQADEEFQVLANSWRYSSAFTNKVFFASVDFDEGSDVFQMLNMNSAPTFLHFPAKGKPRKPDNYELQVKGFAAEQLARWVADRTGVQIRVIRPPNYAGPLLLGFLLAVIGGLAYLRRNNLEFLFNNNVWAFSALCFVLIMTSGQMWNHIRGPPYAHKNPNTGQISYIHGSSQAQFVAETHIVLLFNAAVTMGIVLLCEAATSDVDIGKRKIMCVAGIALVVLFFSWLLSIFRAKYHGYPYSFLMS, encoded by the exons ACTCTCCTTTCTGAGAAAGTGACACAGATGATGGAGTGGACCTCCAAGCGTTCCGTCATTCGAATGAACGGTGATAAATTTCGCCGCTTTGTAAAGGCTCCTCCCAGAAACTACTCCGTCGTCATCATGTTTACAGCGTTGCAAAGCCACAGGCAGTGCGGGGTCTGCAG acaaGCAGATGAAGAATTTCAAGTGCTGGCTAACTCCTGGCGCTATTCCTCTGCCTTCACAAACAAGGTCTTCTTTGCATCCGTCGATTTTGATGAAGGATCAGATGTCTTTCAGATG CTTAATATGAACTCTGCGCCGACATTTCTCCATTTCCCTGCGAAAGGGAAGCCCCGTAAGCCTGATAACTACGAGCTCCAGGTCAAAGGCTTTGCAGCTGAGCAGCTGGCGAGGTGGGTGGCAGACCGGACTGGTGTGCAG attcgaGTGATTCGTCCTCCCAACTATGCTGGGCCTCTCCTTCTTGGTTTTCTCCTTGCTGTTATCGGTGGACTGGCCTATCTACgaaggaacaatttggagtttcTCTTTAACAACAACGTTTGGGCCTTCTCTGCACTG TGTTTTGTCCTGATCATGACCTCTGGCCAGATGTGGAACCACATCAGAGGACCCCCTTATGCACACAAGAACCCAAACACTGGCCAGATC agTTATATCCACGGCAGCAGTCAAGCCCAATTCGTGGCTGAGACGCATATCGTCCTCCTCTTCA ATGCTGCGGTTACCATGGGAATAGTGCTGTTGTGTGAGGCCGCTACCTCTGATGTAGACATTGGAAAAAGGAAGA TTATGTGTGTTGCAGGTATTGCTCTGGTGGTGCTGTTCTTCAGCTGGCTACTGTCTATTTTCAGGGCCAAGTATCACGGCTATCCATATAG CTTCCTGATGAGTTAG